GCCCACCGGGAACTCGACCGCGGTGAATCCGGGCGGCGTCCGGCGCGCCCTGGGCGAAGTCGTTCGTGCCCAGGTTGATCATCCGGAAGTCTCGGGAAAGGTGTCTCGGGAAAGGTGTCAAAGGCTACGGAGCGGGTCGCGGGAGTCCGTTCCGTACCTGCTCCAGACGGTCGAGGATGAAGTCGACCGTCTCGTCGAGCGTCAGCCCTGAGTTGTCCACCCAGAGGCCGAGCCGAGGCGTCTCGGCTCGAAAGAGACGGTCGAAGGCTTCAGCGCTCCAGGCTCCGTAGCCTGTCTTGGCGCGGGCTTCGTCGCGTGCGGCGGCGACCGCGGGGGCTGGGCAGAGGACGACCACGCCGGGCCGCCAGGAGCGAAGCCGGTTCACCGCCTTCTCGAGATAGGTGCCGAGGAGCAGATCCTGGTAGACGACCTTGAATCCCGCGCGCGCATACCCATCCGCGACCGTGGCCGCGAGTTCATAACGGAGGGTGAGTTGCCTCTCCGCCTCGGGGGCAGCCTCTGGCGTCATCTCCTCACGCCCTCCGACGATCATGCGCCGGAAGATGTCGCCGCGCACATGGACGCTCCTCGGCAACCGCTCGGCCAGTGCCTGGGCCACAGTGGATTTTCCCGCCGCCATGATGCCCGTGATGATCAGCACGTCCGGCATCGCATCGAGGGGTGTTGTTCCGCTCATCCCCAGGAGGATACCTGCCCGGGCGCGGGGTGCAGGACGCATGGAAGCGGGGATCAGGAACAGAGAGGGAGAACTGCTGACGGGTGTGGCGCACCAGACCGGAGCAGAGGCCGCCTGTCGATAAGGGATTGACAGACGCCCGCTGTGCGTTTATCTGCTGTCTCAGCATCAAGAGCGGCCTCCGCTTCACGCGGTGGCTCGACAACCTGGAGTCGGACCTCCAAGGTGTCCAAACGATGCGGCTCGAGGAGAAATACCTCCCGGGCAATCCAAGCGTCCGAAGCAGGGGCCACCCCTCCGCTTCGGTGAGAGAGGACCCCCGTGGTTCCATCCACCCGTGCCGCATCCCTGAACGCCGCCGCTGACCGCTTCATGCCGTGCCGTCTCCCGGCCATGTGCATGCACCAGCTCCGCGTGGGCCGCGCTCGAATGCGCCGGCCCGGCGGCGAACGCTAGTCCGCGTCCGCCAGGGCTTCTCCTCCTCCCAACTCCTCTCATGCCGTGGGCGCGCGTGCGCCGCGACGGGCCTTCGTGTGCTCGGAGCGCGGGACGTGTCTGCCTTTGACCGTCTTCCCGGGCCCGAGCGGCCCTCCAGAGGTTCGCAGATGAGCAGCGCTTCCTTCCAGGTGATGAAGTTCGGAGGTTCCTCCGTGGGCTCGCCCCGGCGGCTCCGCCAGGTCATCGAGCTGATTGGCAGACACGCGAAACAGGGGCCCCTCGCCGTCGTCGTCTCGGCCATGGGCGACACCACGGACTGGCTCATCGAAGCGGCGGGGCTCGCCACCCGGGGAGAGCTCGAAGGCGCGCTGACCGTGGTGGCGCGCATCGCCCACCTCGCCAAGACGAACGCCGCCGCGCTGGACCCGGAGCGCTCCACGGCGCTCGCTGCGCGGGTGGATACCCTGCTCGCTCCCCTG
This genomic interval from Cystobacter ferrugineus contains the following:
- a CDS encoding AAA family ATPase, encoding MSGTTPLDAMPDVLIITGIMAAGKSTVAQALAERLPRSVHVRGDIFRRMIVGGREEMTPEAAPEAERQLTLRYELAATVADGYARAGFKVVYQDLLLGTYLEKAVNRLRSWRPGVVVLCPAPAVAAARDEARAKTGYGAWSAEAFDRLFRAETPRLGLWVDNSGLTLDETVDFILDRLEQVRNGLPRPAP